TCGTGAAATCGACAGAAGACTGGCATTACATTCGCTCCTACCAAAACGCTTTAATACTACATCGAGACAAGAAACCAGGAAATTACAAAGTTAAAACACATGAAATATCTTTAATTGCAAGCAGCTATACATCCGGTGGATACTAAATACTAATCTACTTCGATTTTATTAGGCAATTGGCAAACATAACACTGGAGAGTGCCATCTTCTCCAACTATTTCtatgtaccgtatttattcacttataaggcgcactcggttataagacgcaccctaaactttcgaagacgattgtgacaagtaagtaaaatgaaaatttcacctaaataccctgttataaggcgcacccagaattaggGGATTTTTTggttgaccacatcgctgtactaatacaacaatttgcttttcaaaacttactaattacggtgcttccattttcaaaacaatagcaaaagagtcacacatggacaacagcataaaagtcacactttttaattcgctcaagtcatacttcaaagcaatcgaaagagctaaacgaacccactcgaagagatcgccccataagtcctagcaaacctttaagtacgtcatgtatgtctaacaaggccttgttgtttggataacgcaatcgttacgcgattgcgattacGCGatataatactcggttataagacgcacctcgagttttaagcagattttcatcgaacaagcatattttctcgtaaaaaatgatgcgccttataagtgaataaatacggtatatacAGTTTCTACAGATATCCCTGATATCAATAGCACGTAAGATACCATCATCACGCTTGACTGCAGTAAAGTGTGTGGATGCAGGGTTATAAACTGCACAACATTCCAGTGGATAAACGAATGCTATGTTTTTTACCTCTGCTCCTAAACTAAACTTACAGAAACATTTAACTTGTCCAAAAGCATAAGATTGCTGTGAACAATACTTCACTGTCGAACAGTTTCTCCTGAACATTCGCTTGTAGTCCAAACCATAAATCAAAGAGTTGTTTAATTCAATACGATTGAATGCGTTCACCTCTACTGTGGTGGGTGCGTGACCAATTAATTTTTCAAGGGCTTTGAATTCCATCTCATTAAGACTCCTCCGGTAAAGTGACCCCAGCAAGTAAGCATGAGGCAGAATTTCACTTTTTCgcttaagagtcattgtctgagaaaaccaggcagggtcaaaagatgggggtcggccgattaAGCTGAAACTTATACCATTTATTAAGCATCGGATAAAAATAAGAATGGTCAAATATGAGCTTCAACGGACTTATATTTTCCGAATTGACCACCCCCCCCTCGTTTTTGGCCCAAAATCAGCCAAAATTTACCTCAAATTTATCACAAGTTTAAGGGgctgtaaaataaaaacaaaaatatttgcaaacTTTCTTTAAATTACCTCGCATTCTTTTATCCTTGAAGAGAAAATGTGGCATAAAGTTCAAATGTTTTGTCGATTTTCTTTGACCTGGTCAATTGTTTACCTGCCTTGTCACGCGATGTTCGatttttcaacacaaaaataggtattttcaaaaatcgtTTTCTCGAGCGTGCAGCACtttattttcgattttttttcatatttggaCTCTAGAAAGGCTCGTCTAAGACCTCCAAAAGGTTTGAGCGTGGAgctattttttgtttgaaagttacaCGCCATTGAATTTTACTAATTTACataaattaatattcatgaattttgctaaaaatctataATGTCTACAAATTTCTACACTCAAAGTTGTCCCAAACAAGCTTCAATTCGACTCAGAAGCTCTAAAAATCTCTAGATTGATAACCTTGAATCGAACACGACATATTTTTAATATGAATTTAGAAGACGTGTTGACATGACAAAGTACATACCAAAACAAGTGTCACGTAACGTGTAACGCATTTTGTGTTTACTAGAAAAAGAGCTGCTTTATCGAAGTTATATTTGTGTAATCTTTTGTATGGATTAAAGGATCGTAGATCTTTTCTATTTACCTTTTCATGTAGCAaagtttcaaaatttctttgacaaattgaAATTATTGTCACGCGAATTTATGGATATACAGTATgcacaaaaaatcaaaattcatggATCGCAAATTTGTGACACAAATTTCAAAATCAAGGTTGAAATGCTTAGCTAACGTAACGAACGTAAAATCTAAATTTATATCACAGGACAAACGATCAAAAACGTTTTAACAGGATATGTTAACCTGCTAAGTTGAGTTTGTGATGTTATTTCTCTTGGCACTGGCAACAACTGAAAAACGCCAATAAAGGATCAATATAAGACTTTTTTCTAGCAGCACTCCCTTTGATTTTCAAGTCAAGAGTTTGGCATAACGATTTTAACTTGACGAGCTTGAGACCATGGAGGTTGCCTTCACTTGCTAGTTGGCATATGTTGACCTCGTTCACTATAATTGGATGCTCGGGCCTCGCTATCTCACTATCAATGGCATTGCGCAGGTCTAAACGGTTAATCTCTTGCTCTAAGGCTCCAATATCCTCATTGTCCTCATCCATGCCCACATTGAAGTCGCGTCTTGGTTCAAGACCTCCAGCTCTCATGTGTCTAACTTTCGCACTATATCTTGAAAAAAAACTCTTGATTTGCTGCGCAGTTTTCCATTCGTTTGGTTGAAAGAGAAGTCGCCCATTCCCATCTTGTTTAGTCTTCATTTCTCTAGAGACTGACATTGGATCTGCTTTGTTGCCGCTTTTCTCACCGTCCTCaaatttttcaatcaaaaaaTATCTCACATTAGATTCaaatcgctttttttctcttgcAACTTTTAAGGCCCATCCCATTTTTGGGGCGCGATGTGCAGACATCTGATCAGCAGCCACCTCCTCGGCACTAGCAACACTGGTAGTTGTTGGTCTCTCTAACATCCCGCTGCTTATCCCTGTTACTCTCTCGGCCCATTTCATCCTTGTCCTGTCATATACAGAAAGTGACTCAAGCTCATAGGTATGTCTACCTGTGTCCATGTGGTGTTGCGCTTCTTCTTCTGTGTTGAAGGTGAGGACACATGCTGGTTCGTTACAGCCAAAAATATGATGGTCAGATCTAGCGGTACTGGAAGTCTGCACTGTTCCAAGTTCTCTGTTACGCGGAGAGAATGGCATGATTTCTTTCAGACCCTCAATAATCTGAccgcgaaaaaaatttctgTATGGTAGCAGTAGTCCTGTCCCAACATCGTAGGCTTTCCACGTACGTAAACCATCCTCTTCATAACGGAAATTATAAAGAAGGCTAATACCAGGTATCTTGTTGTCTTCAGGCAGATCCTTCGAACTGTCAAGTTCGACCACAGCGACTCGACATCCTTTTAGACCACCATGTGATTCGATTGCTGTTTTCATGTCCTCAGCTGAGTTGACATCATGTTTCTCATTGACATAGCGCCTAATGTGAGCTTTCATGGGTGCAGTTTTTCGATCACAGATATCTTTTCCTGCTTGAGGGTCTGAAAAATCATACCTAAGAAGTGTGATACCAGTGCGTGTAACTAAATCGGCAAGGTAAAGAATTAGTGGGCCGTTGTGATAGCATCCAGCGTTGTCTGATCTTAGGTAGGCTTTACTGATTGTTGGATACTCTGACTTGATTGTCTTGAATAGATGGTCGAGAATTGACGCCACTGAATAATTGTTCTGCGTACATGAATTAAAAATATGTACATAGCACTCCACATGATATTTCGCTTCATTCTTTGTGACTACAGCGCTCACATGCCAGCTCAAGCCACGTTTTCCAAAGAATTCGGACATGCTCTCTCTGTATTTTATGGGGAGAAACTTCATGGCCCAGTCAACTACTACCAAGCAACATTCTCCATCGAGGTTTTTCATTGCGTCCTGCTTCGCTTCTTCCTGTACCACAGTTCTCAACAGGTGAGCTTTCCACAAGCGAATTGCTGTAGCACATTGGTTAAAATCAAAGTTGAGTCTGCTTCGCTGTTCTTCATCCATCTCAGTGCTTTGAATTTTCGCCTCAAGGCCTTGCAAGCAATAGTCGATTTCACCACAACGGTCACAATCAATTTTATGAGTGTGTAAGCATTGACTCTGGTACTCTACTTTCTTTGGGTCACTAAGAGCGTGAACAGAACAATGGTCTGCACACTGTGCTTCACGTTCAATGTGGGTTTTGAAATCTGTTTTCAAATACCGCTTGGCTTCTTTAAGTtggttttcaattaatttttgccaGAATCTGTCTACACCGTTATCTCCTAGTGCTCGAACAACATCTGCCAGACTGTCAATGGCTTCAGTTCCCTCTGCTGTAACATTATCTAGGCCTTGAAGGGATTTTTGCGTAGATGCGCTGCAGACGTCAAGCATTCGGTAAAGTGAGCGTTCCCCTGCTGGTTGGAATTGTTGCTGTTTGCAATAAGCTAAGTACTGCTCGATGATTCTGGTAGGTATGAGAGTTCGTACAGCAGCTGGAATTGTTATGCGTTCACCAGAGTCCAACTTCATAGTTTTTGTACCAAAGGCAACATCTTGTAGATATTCTGGTCGAGAAACAAAGTCTAAAAAATGATCTATCTTGTCATTGTCGATCCGCGTTCTGAAAATCTGCCTTTCAGGTATAGGCTGCCCTCGGCCTGACTTGGTCGCATGGTCTCTAGCTTGATCAATTTGCCACTTAGTAAGCCCTGGTAAAGTTCTTTGAAGTTCAGCTCGGCTGAAGTCATTggcaaaaagagaaagaatttGTCTTTTTGTCTGCCATGACTGAGCTTCATTGTGGGCTTTGACTAAGGCGTCCATTAGATCTGACTCAATGTCGAATTGCTTTGGCTTTGTAGAGTCTTCACTTTGCATTAAGTGGGGTTCTTGTCGTAGAGACCTCCATATTTGATCTTCCTGGCCGGGACTGATGACAGTTAGAGTCGATTGGATGAGTTCTTTGGCTTTTCTCAAATAGTACTTTTGCTGAGTTCCTGAGACGTCATCCCATTCGGTATTCAGAGTGGACTGAAGAGGACTAACTCGACCATCTGACAGAGTACTAAAAGCGCTATTCAAAGTTATTCTTTTCTGCTTTTGCTCTTCTCTTTCGTCCAGCCAAATGCTGATCTCTTGTTCTGGTATGCTGCCTGAACTTTGAGACGATTGAGAGGATGCTCTTTCACCGCTATCACTAGTTCTTTCTTCTAACTGAAAAtgggaaaatattttgaattgaatgaatgaaatgtttCTGTGTATCATAGGTAATGTGCTATATAAC
This window of the Acropora muricata isolate sample 2 chromosome 14, ASM3666990v1, whole genome shotgun sequence genome carries:
- the LOC136899157 gene encoding uncharacterized protein, coding for MSESKMSCSFVSNESICGPFKEESTIIPLSSCTSDIRDHLRSTLGVSVKRSAEDESVLSEIDLILNRSGQFRADHSKMTVCPKHRRELTIDWPGRKRNTCTYPSHKGPRKQLKTLRRVNSSMSMEIYNRFDQLVPIGSGKYDMTTNKLLYLSFDIQSSSASSYDTVRASTSTDSQQRSGYNITPASLAEQVLEIHSNTCKYNELHDHSCFCQESRTSLSEGIPPSTSLDLQFTSDIQVSGFETDSSCPIVTEQQSVTQITMKEQQPSSLYVEYNTPSASGVIQDLAQTSSTVTFAEKLEERTSDSGERASSQSSQSSGSIPEQEISIWLDEREEQKQKRITLNSAFSTLSDGRVSPLQSTLNTEWDDVSGTQQKYYLRKAKELIQSTLTVISPGQEDQIWRSLRQEPHLMQSEDSTKPKQFDIESDLMDALVKAHNEAQSWQTKRQILSLFANDFSRAELQRTLPGLTKWQIDQARDHATKSGRGQPIPERQIFRTRIDNDKIDHFLDFVSRPEYLQDVAFGTKTMKLDSGERITIPAAVRTLIPTRIIEQYLAYCKQQQFQPAGERSLYRMLDVCSASTQKSLQGLDNVTAEGTEAIDSLADVVRALGDNGVDRFWQKLIENQLKEAKRYLKTDFKTHIEREAQCADHCSVHALSDPKKVEYQSQCLHTHKIDCDRCGEIDYCLQGLEAKIQSTEMDEEQRSRLNFDFNQCATAIRLWKAHLLRTVVQEEAKQDAMKNLDGECCLVVVDWAMKFLPIKYRESMSEFFGKRGLSWHVSAVVTKNEAKYHVECYVHIFNSCTQNNYSVASILDHLFKTIKSEYPTISKAYLRSDNAGCYHNGPLILYLADLVTRTGITLLRYDFSDPQAGKDICDRKTAPMKAHIRRYVNEKHDVNSAEDMKTAIESHGGLKGCRVAVVELDSSKDLPEDNKIPGISLLYNFRYEEDGLRTWKAYDVGTGLLLPYRNFFRGQIIEGLKEIMPFSPRNRELGTVQTSSTARSDHHIFGCNEPACVLTFNTEEEAQHHMDTGRHTYELESLSVYDRTRMKWAERVTGISSGMLERPTTTSVASAEEVAADQMSAHRAPKMGWALKVAREKKRFESNVRYFLIEKFEDGEKSGNKADPMSVSREMKTKQDGNGRLLFQPNEWKTAQQIKSFFSRYSAKVRHMRAGGLEPRRDFNVGMDEDNEDIGALEQEINRLDLRNAIDSEIARPEHPIIVNEVNICQLASEGNLHGLKLVKLKSLCQTLDLKIKGSAARKKSYIDPLLAFFSCCQCQEK